The Aeromicrobium yanjiei DNA segment GTGTTCTCCGCGGTCGGCACGGCCGGCCAGCGGTGCACGTCGCTGCGCCGCGTGATCGTGCACGAGTCGATCAAGGACGACCTGGTCGCCCGGCTCAGGGCCGCGTACGAGACGCTCTCGATCGGCTCGCCGCTCGAGTCCTCGACGCTGGTCGGGCCGCTGATCGACGAGAGCGCGTACGCGGGCTTCGAGAAGGCCGTCGCCCAGGCGCAGGCCGACGGGGGCGAGCTCGTCACGGGCGGCACCCGGGCCGAGGTCGACGGCGACGGGTTCTACGTCCGTCCCGCGATCGTCGACATGCCCAAGCAGACCGAGATCGTCAAGGCCGAGACCTTCGCGCCGCTGCTGTACGTCCTGACGTACACCGATCTCGACGAGGCCATGCGTCTGCACAACGAGGTAGCCCAGGGTCTGTCGTCGGCGATCTTCACCCTCGACGTCCGTGAGGCCGAGACGTTCATGTCCGTCGTCGGCTCGGACTGCGGCATCGCCAACGTCAACATCGGCACCTCGGGCGCCGAGATCGGCGGTGCGTTCGGCGGCGAGAAGGAGACCGGCGGCGGTCGCGAGTCCGGGTCGGACGCCTGGCGCAACTACATGCGTCGTGCGACCAACACGGTGAACTACTCGACCGAGCTGCCGCTGGCCCAGGGCGTGGAGTTCGGGTGAGCGACGCGCAGGACCGGGTGACTCCGACGGCGCTGCGCGCGAGGTTCGCGCGCAGCCTGTCGGAGCTCTACGGCTCCGAGGTGCCCGCGTACACGACGCTCGTGGAGGTGTCGGAGCAGGTCAATGCCGACGTCATGGCCTCCCGCGACGACGCCGAGCGCCTCGGCTCGATCGAGCGCGTGACGGCCGAGCGTCACGGGGCCATCCGGCTCGGGACGGCCGAGGAGATGGCGCAGGTCGCCCGCATCTTCGGCGCCTGCGGCATGTATCCGGTCGGGTTCTACGACCTGCGCGAGGCGAGCCCGCCGATCCCGGTCGTCTCGACCGCGTTCCGCCCGCTCGACCGTGCGGAGCTGGCGGCCAACCCGTTCCGGGTGTTCACCTCGCTGCTCGTGGTCGACGACCGGCGCTTCTTCGACGACGACCTGGAGGCCGAGCTGCGGACCTTCCTGGCCGAGCGCACCCTGTTCCCCGACGAGCTGCTGCAGCTGGCCGACCGCGCCGAGGCCGAGGCCGGGCTGTCACCGGCCGACGCGGATCGCTTCATCGAGCTGGCCACCGCGGCGTTCGAGCTGTCGCCCGAGCCGGTCGACCGAGCCTGGTACGCGCGGCTCGAGGCCGT contains these protein-coding regions:
- a CDS encoding VOC family protein, whose amino-acid sequence is MSDAQDRVTPTALRARFARSLSELYGSEVPAYTTLVEVSEQVNADVMASRDDAERLGSIERVTAERHGAIRLGTAEEMAQVARIFGACGMYPVGFYDLREASPPIPVVSTAFRPLDRAELAANPFRVFTSLLVVDDRRFFDDDLEAELRTFLAERTLFPDELLQLADRAEAEAGLSPADADRFIELATAAFELSPEPVDRAWYARLEAVSSVAADIGGVASTHINHLTPRVLDIDALYARMTDRGIEMIDRIQGPPRTDKPDVLLRQTSFRALAEPRTFRDADGSLSTGELRVRFGEVEARGVALTPKGRELYDSQGIDAFPATDEELDARDLAYFVRDPSGALAPIVYEDFLPKSAAGIFASNLTSDGNVDATREGAARDAGWLQAVLGRELHDPYALYDAERAAGAVG